A window of the Lolium perenne isolate Kyuss_39 chromosome 7, Kyuss_2.0, whole genome shotgun sequence genome harbors these coding sequences:
- the LOC127319210 gene encoding uncharacterized protein, producing MPSDEDYNNIDPVTYEGIFYQEQENFGDFEIEIGLEDLENEAHLHGETVVDLKDIQMLTKLHEGNGFNDETPPDIPTQPHYSHDTDSDSENENPMPRYENPMPHYDSDDSR from the exons atgCCCTCCGACgaggattacaacaacattgaccctgtaacatacgagggaattttttatcaagagcaagagaactttggggATTTCGAAATAGAAATTGGTCTTGAGGACCTCGAGAACGAGGCACATCTTCATGGTGAAACAGTGGTGGACCTAAAGGACATACAAATGCTCACCAAGTTACATGAGGGCAATGGGTTCAATGATGAGACTCCACCGGACATTCCCACCCAACCTCATTACTCACATGATACTGATAGTGATAGTGAaaatgagaacccaatgcctcgttatgagaacccaatgcctcattatgatagtgatgattcgag GTGA
- the LOC139834067 gene encoding uncharacterized protein encodes MAPKKLRIRGEAQVPDERREPTSQDAKALIIPNEKDNWTYDKGVRQPSSMIGALIRQYWPGFYTPVPGGEKKLAETWADYEAAPCPGFGTASDAVYTKFWTHYKVPDDMVELGKAGTRVKKADNIREDPQMTKEDYFKRGGLAKTPTSTPRARNKANQGTGGTHSAGSRSTERYRKHKEAELGEPLTEVGGWQKMKLKQPDLSQPQPSLPEYFGFAEEELEKYCSVFKGLHPEVDDPIEQETDLTAIMVAGSGAEHGRTKLLSGVIKPQRTLTQIRSTLTTGDPPVAPPRHRRTDAHFEAAYAAAYENYLTVVAEWDLKRAAWEEYQEATSRAVRTFFQTGERIALPEEEPPRPGPTPVCPSREAFAATYYARTPGTGSSRNRPSPGSSREGTPMHPGRHSPGASGFSPAGDGSGHGSTSVYLDKGRTPEFTSRTP; translated from the exons ATGGCGCCGAAGAAGTTGCGCATTCGTGGTGAAGCGCAAGTCCCTGATGAGAGGAGGGAGCCTACTAGCCAGGATGCGAAAGCCCTCATCATCCCGAACGAAAAAGA CAATTGGACATATGACAAGGGGGTTCGCCAGCCGTCGAGCATGATTGGAGCTCTTATTAGGCAGTACTGGCCGGGCTTTTACACTCCGGTCCCCGGCGGCGAGAAGAAGCTAGCCGagacttgggcggactatgaggcaGCTCCTTGCCCGGGCTTTGGGACAGCTTCTGATGCCGTGTACACCAAGTTTTGG ACCCATTATAAGGTGCCTGATGATATGGTTGAGCTAGGGAAGGCG GGCACGAGGGTCAAGAAAGCTGACAATATCAGGGAAGATCCTCAGATGACAAAGGAAGATTACTTCAAG CGAGGTGGGTTGGCGAAGACGCCGACTTCAACGCCAAGAGCGCGCAACAAGGCAAACCAGGGCACCGGAGGAACACACAGTGCGGGAAGCCGCAGCACTGAGCGCTACAGGAAGCACaag GAGGCGGAACTCGGGGAGCCTCTCACCGAGGTGGGAGGGtggcagaagatgaagctgaagcagcccgatctgagccagcctcagccctcgctgcCCGAGTACTTCGGCTTTGCCGAAGAGGAGTTGGAGAAGTACTGCTCGGTGTTCAAGGGTCTTCATCCGgaggtggatgatcctattgAGCAGGAGACCGACTTGACGGCGATTATGGTGGCGGGGAGCGGCGCGGAGCATGGCCGCACGAAGCTTCTTAGTGGGGTGATCAAGCCGCAGAGGACCCTCACGCAGATCAGGTCTACCCTCACCACCGGCGACCCACCGGTCGCGCCTCCTCGACACCGTCGTACGGAT GCTCACTTTGAGGCCGCCTACGCGGCCGCTTATGAGAACTATTTGACGGTTGTAGCAGAGTGGGACCTCAAGAGAGCGGCTTGGGAAGAGTACCAGGAGGCGACGAGTCGT gcggTCAGGACGTTCTTCCAGACTGGAGAGAGGATCGCACTTCCGGAAGAGGAGCCACCTAGGCCGGGGCCGACTCCAGTGTGCCCATCGAGGGAAGCTTTCGCGGCCACATACTACGCACGGACTCCG GGCACGGGAAGTTCGCGGAACCGACCCTCTCCTGGTTCGTCGCGCGAGGGCACACCGATGCACCCCGGCCGCCATTCTCCCGGTGCTTCAGGGTTTTCACCTGCTGGCGATGGTTCAGGCCATGGTTCT